A stretch of Diceros bicornis minor isolate mBicDic1 chromosome 29, mDicBic1.mat.cur, whole genome shotgun sequence DNA encodes these proteins:
- the LOC131393864 gene encoding zinc finger protein 596-like: MALVSLSEVDRTFIRFLGESVTFEDIAVDFTKEEWVLLDTSQRKLYRDVMLESINHLVSVGYQIFKSDVLFQLVQGKELWSQGSGFLQHQSPGRRNPLKKQEIMSMKHNSMKKLSLTMPMLSFMGSSLYQIHTSDVSCECNLCGKAFSNFFSLRRHKMIHSGEKPYKCHLCGNGFLQNSDLRNHIRIHTGEKPYKCHLCGKVFSQSSYLRQHEKTHTGEKPYECHVCEKAFSQSSYFRKQERIHPAEKRYECPQCGKVFSQSSGLSQHKRIHTGEKPHICLLCGKDFCQSSELRRHNRTHSGEKPYECHQCGNAFSQYFNLRRHERTHTGEKPYEFQLCGKFFSHRSSLRRHEETQH; the protein is encoded by the exons GAATCAGTGACGTTTGAAGATATAGCTGTAGACTTCACCAAGGAAGAGTGGGTCCTGCTGGACACATCCCAGAGAAAGCTGTACAGAGATGTGATGCTGGAAAGTATCAATCATCTGGTCTCCGTGG GCTATCAGATATTCAAATCAGATGTGCTTTTCCAATTGGTGCAAGGAAAAGAGCTGTGGAGTCAAGGAAGTGGATTTCTCCAACACCAGAGTCCAG GAAGGAGAAATCcccttaaaaaacaagaaattatGTCAATGAAACATAACAGCATGAAGAAATTATCTCTCACCATGCCAATGTTAAGTTTCATGGGT TCATCCCTTTATCAAATTCACACTAGCGATGTGTCATGTGAATGTAATctatgtgggaaagcctttagtaATTTCTTTAGCCTTAGACGACACAAGATGATTCACagtggagagaaaccatataaatgtCATCTATGTGGGAATGGTTTTTTGCAAAATTCTGACCTTAGAAACCACATTCgaatccacactggagagaaaccatataaatgtCATCTGTGTGGGAAAGTCTTCAGTCAAAGTTCGTACCTTAGACAACATGAGAAaactcacacaggagagaagccATATGAATGCCATGTATGTGAGAAAGCTTTCAGCCAAAGTTCTTACTTTAGGAAACAAGAGAGAATTCATCCTGCAGAGAAACGTTATGAATGCCCTCAGTGTGGGAAAGTCTTTAGTCAAAGCTCTGGCCTTAGCCAGCACAAGAGAatccacacaggagagaaaccacaTATATGTCTTCTATGTGGGAAAGACTTCTGTCAAAGTTCTGAACTTAGACGGCATAACAGAACACACTcaggagaaaaaccatatgagtGTCATCAGTGTGGGAACGCCTTCAGTCAATATTTTAATCTTAGGCGACATGAGAGAacccacactggagagaaaccatatgaatTCCAGCTATGTGGGAAATTCTTCAGTCATCGTTCTTCCCTTAGACGACACGAGGAAACCCAACATTGA